From Desulfobacterales bacterium, the proteins below share one genomic window:
- a CDS encoding bifunctional proline dehydrogenase/L-glutamate gamma-semialdehyde dehydrogenase gives MTNTIDYQKIEQQAVDLAAQWQDRANRLLTSEEKAIQEQMRHLLTNPLDKVVLTRMIDQCFRSHDNDRVADQVNHLLREYGVPNFFSRVERLLIQMFMGLGRYFPDVSVPRMVDKMRMSSSRAIIPGEHKPLHTHLEKRKAQGVRMNINHLGEALLGEEEARRRLDTYIQDMRDPDIEYISVKISTLYSQISSLAFEHTVSVMVERLTKLIRVAKENFFTRKSGEQVPKIVNMDMEEYRDLDITYESFVRTLEKDEFKDYSAGIVLQAYVPDAYRLQQKLTEWAKERVANGGAPVKLRIVKGANMEVEQIESSHFNWPLAPYDNKLDVDANYKRMLQYAMQPENIRAVHLGVASHNLFELAYAHELGHALAVTDYFWFEMLEGMADHVRRSLQESVKDILLYAPVAAREDFINAIAYLIRRLDENTSPENFLRYAPHLTTDSEAWGFLRNQFLASCRQIAQAPDTPNRVQDRNTEVFDENMGSYWTGRFTNEPDTDWAISANRIWAETIRDKWMKSGADAPIQVPVVVAGEERFEECQTREIIDVPRYEEKGGKRIVTAKYAMAGAEDIDRAVQIARQDPDGWRQKSLDERHRILDRAAHEIRKARGDLIGAASANWGKIFTESDPEVSEAIDFVELYAHTAHIYEDAPNLTCAPKGVGLVLTPWNFPIAIPCGGVAASLAAGNTVLFKPASAAVLTAWELVQCFYRAGVSKNALQFVPCSGGEVGSRLTNHPDIDYIILTGGTETGMQILNDRPDIQLAAETGGKNATIVTDMSDRDQAIKNIIHSAFSNSGQKCSATSLLILEKEVYDDKEFRRQLVDAAKSYKTGSCWEFENKMGAIISPPKGDLLRALTTLEKGESWALKPEQIGDNPYLWTPGIKWDVQPGSYTHMTEFFGPVIGAMRAENLDHAIELVNQPGYGLTSGLESLDRREQRKWKSSIKAGNLYINRGTTGAIVLRQPFGGMGKSALGAGIKAGSPNYVYQFMDVRETGYPAFGDIQKETRLLRLANEWEIDCRWHRFSEDIAEDMEKAVRAIKSYVYQWENEFGREHDFFNLRGQDNHFRYLPKGRVAIRIHPDDSLFEVLARIAAARIARCNPIISLPPGLSSRVTEFLNGKEGERLVEDALVAEQTDEELCGIIAKIHRIRYAAPERVPKAVYEKAAETGFYVSRAPVYMEGRLELLQYIQEQAVSNNYHRYGNLGERSQL, from the coding sequence ATGACGAATACCATTGATTATCAAAAAATTGAACAGCAAGCCGTGGATCTGGCCGCCCAATGGCAGGATCGGGCCAACCGGCTGCTGACCTCAGAAGAAAAGGCCATCCAGGAGCAGATGCGCCATCTCCTTACCAATCCTTTAGACAAGGTGGTGCTCACCCGGATGATCGATCAGTGCTTCCGCTCCCATGACAATGACCGGGTGGCGGACCAGGTCAATCATCTGCTCCGCGAATACGGGGTTCCCAACTTTTTTTCCCGGGTGGAGCGGCTGCTGATTCAGATGTTTATGGGACTGGGCCGGTATTTTCCGGATGTATCCGTACCGCGGATGGTCGATAAGATGCGCATGTCTTCATCCCGGGCCATTATCCCCGGCGAGCATAAGCCGCTGCACACCCATCTTGAGAAAAGAAAAGCCCAGGGCGTTCGGATGAATATCAATCACCTGGGCGAGGCGTTGTTAGGGGAAGAGGAGGCCCGGCGCCGGCTGGATACCTATATTCAGGATATGCGGGACCCGGATATTGAATACATCTCGGTTAAAATCTCCACATTGTATTCCCAGATTTCATCGCTGGCGTTCGAGCACACCGTATCCGTCATGGTGGAGCGGCTGACCAAGCTTATCCGGGTGGCCAAAGAGAATTTTTTTACCCGAAAGTCCGGGGAGCAGGTGCCTAAGATCGTCAATATGGACATGGAGGAATACCGGGATCTTGATATCACCTATGAGTCGTTTGTCCGAACGCTTGAAAAGGATGAGTTCAAAGATTATTCCGCAGGCATCGTGCTGCAGGCTTATGTGCCGGATGCATACAGGCTGCAGCAGAAATTAACGGAATGGGCCAAAGAGCGGGTGGCAAATGGCGGGGCGCCGGTCAAACTTCGGATTGTGAAGGGTGCCAACATGGAGGTGGAGCAGATCGAGTCCTCGCATTTTAACTGGCCGCTCGCCCCCTATGACAACAAACTGGATGTGGATGCCAACTACAAGCGGATGCTGCAGTATGCCATGCAGCCGGAGAATATCCGGGCCGTGCACCTGGGCGTGGCCTCTCATAACCTCTTCGAACTGGCCTATGCCCATGAACTGGGCCATGCCCTGGCCGTGACCGACTATTTCTGGTTTGAGATGCTTGAGGGGATGGCCGATCATGTGCGCCGGTCCCTTCAGGAGAGCGTCAAGGACATCCTCCTGTACGCGCCGGTGGCCGCTAGGGAGGATTTTATCAATGCCATCGCCTATCTGATCCGCCGTCTGGATGAGAACACATCACCGGAGAACTTTTTGAGATACGCCCCGCATCTCACCACCGATTCCGAGGCATGGGGGTTTCTGCGCAATCAGTTCCTGGCCTCCTGCCGGCAGATCGCGCAGGCGCCGGATACCCCCAATCGGGTCCAGGACCGGAATACGGAAGTATTTGACGAAAACATGGGCTCCTATTGGACGGGTCGTTTCACCAATGAGCCGGATACGGACTGGGCCATAAGCGCCAACCGGATATGGGCGGAGACTATCCGGGATAAATGGATGAAAAGCGGGGCGGATGCGCCCATCCAGGTCCCGGTTGTGGTGGCCGGGGAGGAGCGTTTTGAGGAATGCCAGACCAGAGAAATCATAGATGTGCCGAGGTATGAGGAAAAGGGCGGCAAACGGATCGTCACGGCCAAGTATGCCATGGCAGGTGCCGAGGATATTGACAGGGCGGTTCAAATTGCCCGGCAGGACCCGGACGGCTGGCGGCAGAAAAGTCTGGATGAGCGCCACCGGATTTTAGACCGCGCGGCCCATGAAATCCGAAAGGCCCGGGGCGATTTGATCGGCGCGGCCTCTGCCAACTGGGGCAAGATTTTTACCGAAAGCGATCCCGAGGTGTCCGAGGCCATCGACTTTGTTGAACTCTATGCGCATACGGCCCATATTTATGAAGATGCGCCCAATTTGACATGCGCGCCCAAAGGCGTGGGGCTGGTTTTGACGCCCTGGAATTTTCCCATTGCCATTCCCTGCGGCGGGGTGGCGGCATCCCTTGCGGCCGGCAATACGGTGCTGTTTAAACCGGCGTCTGCGGCGGTGCTTACAGCCTGGGAGCTGGTCCAGTGTTTCTACCGGGCCGGGGTTTCCAAAAATGCGCTGCAGTTTGTTCCCTGCTCCGGCGGGGAGGTGGGCAGCCGGCTGACCAATCATCCGGATATTGACTACATCATTTTGACCGGCGGCACGGAAACCGGGATGCAGATATTAAATGACCGGCCGGATATCCAGCTGGCCGCGGAGACCGGGGGCAAGAACGCCACCATCGTCACCGACATGTCCGACCGGGATCAGGCGATTAAAAACATTATCCACTCCGCGTTTTCAAACTCCGGTCAGAAGTGCAGCGCCACCTCGCTTCTGATTCTTGAAAAGGAGGTCTATGATGACAAGGAGTTCCGCCGGCAGCTTGTGGATGCGGCCAAAAGCTATAAAACCGGCTCCTGCTGGGAGTTTGAGAATAAGATGGGGGCGATTATCTCCCCGCCAAAGGGCGATCTCCTGCGGGCACTGACCACCCTTGAGAAAGGCGAATCCTGGGCCTTAAAGCCGGAGCAGATCGGGGATAATCCCTATCTCTGGACCCCGGGAATCAAATGGGATGTGCAGCCCGGCAGCTATACCCACATGACCGAGTTCTTCGGCCCGGTGATAGGCGCGATGCGGGCGGAAAACCTGGATCATGCGATTGAACTGGTCAACCAGCCCGGCTACGGACTGACCTCGGGCTTAGAGAGCCTGGATCGGCGGGAGCAGCGAAAATGGAAATCCAGTATCAAGGCGGGCAACCTCTACATCAACAGAGGGACCACCGGGGCAATTGTATTGCGCCAGCCGTTCGGCGGCATGGGCAAGTCCGCCCTGGGCGCGGGCATTAAGGCCGGAAGCCCAAACTACGTGTACCAGTTTATGGATGTCCGGGAAACCGGATATCCGGCGTTCGGCGATATCCAGAAAGAAACCCGGCTTCTGCGGCTGGCCAATGAGTGGGAAATCGATTGCCGGTGGCACCGCTTTTCCGAAGACATCGCCGAAGATATGGAAAAGGCCGTGCGGGCCATCAAGAGTTACGTATATCAATGGGAAAATGAGTTCGGCCGGGAACATGATTTTTTCAACCTGCGCGGGCAGGACAACCATTTCCGCTATCTGCCCAAAGGCCGGGTGGCTATCCGCATCCATCCGGATGATTCGCTCTTCGAGGTTTTGGCCCGAATCGCGGCGGCCCGCATTGCCCGGTGCAATCCGATTATCAGCCTCCCGCCCGGGCTTTCCAGCCGGGTAACCGAATTTTTAAACGGCAAGGAGGGAGAACGTCTGGTCGAGGATGCGCTGGTGGCGGAGCAGACCGATGAAGAGCTCTGCGGCATCATTGCCAAGATTCACCGTATCCGCTATGCCGCACCGGAGCGGGTGCCCAAGGCGGTTTATGAGAAGGCGGCGGAAACCGGGTTTTACGTGTCCCGGGCGCCCGTCTACATGGAGGGCCGGCTGGAGCTGCTGCAGTATATCCAGGAACAGGCGGTTTCCAATAACTACCATCGGTATGGCAATTTAGGCGAGCGCTCCCAGCTGTAG
- a CDS encoding CDP-alcohol phosphatidyltransferase family protein — translation MFKNPKISRRITLILVYGRPPLVFAGMVCAIGVMLTRNTWLYSTGALFLFASMMFDLVDGWFAARFSRNTAFAQLADRIMDRIVYSIVFPLVAVGMMWRLLFSVPEHTRLELLHAIFILIVCVTVLVRDNFARFMRDFASQYGQEPGLRELNRLRTIVAAPLGLLLYVHAFYIPAPGALFGIYESLTWLGTLPVRHLFVIEILFLIINFGSIAGYCRKYGNYCLDALCEDDELLRRRILSVFPNALTVMNAMMGMLAVFFAYQGKFTESYLLLIGAAIFDKLDGAMARKLGLTEPLPGTSHMQNVTLGGILDDIADGVSFCIAPGWIFYICLSGYPETGLFGLTPAIPALVYVLAGFARLIYFTTDRSPIPGFFKGMPTPAGALFVTAPLLILSRGDIMGTDWGNGIAVFSYGLMFFSALIMNLYPVKYIHIGRFMDRNPWFTWVNLVLMLIFVFTPYFGYLVFLQMALYVLSPFITWQIDARTAAMESRKD, via the coding sequence ATGTTCAAAAACCCCAAAATATCGAGACGGATCACCCTGATCCTCGTATATGGCCGGCCGCCGCTGGTGTTTGCCGGTATGGTGTGCGCCATTGGGGTGATGCTGACCCGCAATACCTGGCTCTATTCCACCGGTGCGCTGTTTCTGTTTGCCTCGATGATGTTTGATCTGGTGGATGGCTGGTTTGCGGCCCGGTTCAGCCGAAATACCGCATTTGCCCAGCTGGCCGACCGGATCATGGACCGGATCGTCTATTCGATCGTGTTTCCGCTGGTGGCGGTGGGTATGATGTGGCGGCTGCTCTTTAGCGTTCCCGAGCATACCCGGCTGGAACTGCTGCACGCCATATTTATTCTGATTGTCTGTGTAACCGTTCTGGTACGGGATAATTTTGCCCGGTTTATGCGCGATTTTGCCTCGCAGTATGGACAGGAGCCCGGACTGCGGGAACTCAACCGGCTGCGCACCATTGTGGCCGCCCCGCTGGGCCTTTTGCTGTATGTGCATGCGTTTTATATTCCCGCCCCGGGAGCGCTGTTCGGCATTTACGAGTCACTGACCTGGCTGGGCACCCTGCCGGTGCGCCATCTGTTTGTCATTGAAATCCTTTTTCTGATCATCAATTTCGGCTCTATTGCCGGGTATTGCCGAAAATACGGCAATTACTGTCTGGATGCCCTGTGTGAGGATGATGAACTCCTCCGGCGCCGGATTCTCTCCGTCTTTCCCAATGCGCTCACCGTGATGAATGCCATGATGGGGATGCTGGCGGTTTTTTTTGCCTACCAGGGCAAATTCACAGAATCCTATCTGCTGCTGATCGGCGCGGCCATATTTGACAAGCTTGACGGGGCCATGGCCAGAAAACTGGGGCTGACCGAGCCGCTGCCCGGCACCTCCCATATGCAGAATGTCACCCTTGGCGGCATTTTGGATGATATTGCCGACGGGGTGAGTTTCTGCATTGCCCCGGGCTGGATTTTTTACATATGCCTGTCGGGTTATCCCGAAACGGGCCTGTTCGGGCTTACCCCGGCGATTCCCGCCCTTGTCTACGTGCTGGCCGGCTTTGCCCGCCTCATCTATTTTACCACGGACAGAAGCCCGATCCCCGGGTTTTTCAAGGGGATGCCCACACCGGCGGGCGCTCTGTTTGTGACCGCCCCGCTTTTGATCCTAAGCCGCGGCGATATTATGGGAACGGATTGGGGAAACGGGATCGCGGTGTTTTCTTACGGGTTGATGTTTTTTAGCGCCTTGATCATGAACCTGTATCCGGTAAAATATATTCACATCGGCCGGTTCATGGACAGAAACCCCTGGTTTACCTGGGTGAATCTGGTTCTGATGCTGATTTTCGTCTTCACCCCGTATTTCGGTTACCTGGTATTTTTACAGATGGCGCTTTATGTCCTCTCCCCGTTTATCACATGGCAGATCGATGCCCGCACCGCGGCCATGGAATCCAGAAAAGACTAG
- the aroF gene encoding 3-deoxy-7-phosphoheptulonate synthase translates to MLIVLNPEITSNQKNHILSLLREGGAIVKEITDAGQSVIGATGSLGNDPAYFERLPGVERVVPVNTAFKLVSRQMHPTDTHVNVGNVVIGGERISVIAGPCAVESREQTMAIAEEVKKYGAVLFRGGAFKPRTSPYSFQGMGEEGLKILAEVREKYGMKVVTEITTPAQADLVMKYVNVVQVGARNMQNFDLLKCVGRLGRPVLLKRGLAATIEEWLMSAEYILSEGNENVILCERGIRTFEPYTRNTLDLSAIPVIKKLTHLPVIIDPSHATGIREKVSPMARAAIAAGADGLMIEVHNAPDQAMSDGAQSLYPKQFGQLMRDIYVIAPVVGKQLDFDYLDKARAVSHLEAADEGKGQKAAFLGEIGSYSHKACVQYFGDQVTPMPVNSFKALFDAVKEGKTHFGIIPLENSLAGSVHENYDLLLAYDLRIVGEIMLRIQHNLIGQPGADTNRIKRVFSHPQVFQQCRQFLEQHPDWEIVSVTDTARAVKQIKDSGNIADAAIAGIDAADTYGLTVLEAGIETNPRNYTRFVIISPQPLSSGKKQKSSLIFSTGNKPGALFDTLKVFADNHINLVKLESRPIHGKPWEYMFYVDLEGDIEAEAFKPVLEKLWEKTDYVKILGSY, encoded by the coding sequence ATGCTGATTGTTCTCAATCCGGAAATCACATCGAACCAGAAAAACCATATTTTAAGCCTTCTGCGCGAAGGCGGCGCGATCGTCAAAGAGATAACCGATGCCGGGCAATCGGTTATCGGCGCCACCGGATCACTTGGAAACGACCCGGCTTACTTTGAACGTTTACCCGGTGTGGAGCGGGTTGTACCGGTGAATACGGCGTTTAAACTGGTCAGCCGGCAGATGCATCCGACGGATACCCATGTCAATGTGGGCAATGTAGTGATCGGCGGCGAGCGGATATCCGTTATTGCCGGTCCCTGTGCCGTAGAGTCACGCGAACAGACCATGGCCATTGCCGAAGAAGTCAAAAAATACGGTGCCGTGCTTTTCCGCGGCGGGGCCTTCAAACCCCGCACATCGCCCTATTCCTTCCAGGGCATGGGCGAAGAGGGGCTTAAAATTCTCGCGGAGGTTCGGGAAAAATACGGAATGAAGGTGGTCACCGAGATCACCACGCCGGCCCAGGCGGACCTGGTAATGAAGTATGTAAATGTTGTCCAGGTGGGCGCCCGGAACATGCAGAATTTTGACCTGTTGAAATGCGTGGGCCGCCTCGGCCGGCCGGTCCTGCTAAAACGGGGGCTTGCGGCCACCATCGAAGAGTGGCTCATGTCTGCGGAGTATATTCTATCAGAAGGAAACGAAAACGTTATCCTGTGCGAACGCGGCATCCGCACATTTGAACCCTATACCCGGAACACACTCGATCTTTCCGCCATCCCGGTGATTAAAAAGCTAACCCATCTGCCGGTTATTATTGACCCCAGCCATGCCACCGGTATCCGGGAAAAAGTAAGCCCCATGGCCCGGGCGGCCATTGCCGCCGGTGCTGACGGTCTGATGATCGAAGTCCATAATGCCCCGGACCAGGCCATGTCCGATGGCGCGCAAAGCCTATACCCCAAGCAGTTCGGCCAGTTGATGCGCGATATCTATGTCATTGCCCCGGTGGTGGGCAAACAGCTTGATTTCGATTATCTGGACAAAGCCCGGGCGGTGAGCCACCTGGAGGCCGCGGATGAGGGGAAAGGACAAAAAGCCGCCTTTTTAGGCGAAATCGGCAGTTACAGCCACAAGGCCTGCGTGCAGTATTTCGGCGACCAGGTCACCCCCATGCCGGTCAATTCCTTCAAAGCCCTGTTTGATGCAGTAAAGGAGGGCAAAACCCACTTCGGCATCATTCCCCTTGAAAACTCGCTGGCCGGCAGCGTCCATGAGAACTACGACCTCCTTTTAGCCTATGACCTGCGGATTGTCGGGGAAATCATGCTCCGGATCCAGCATAATCTGATCGGACAGCCGGGCGCGGATACAAACCGTATCAAGCGGGTCTTCTCCCACCCCCAGGTTTTTCAGCAGTGCCGGCAGTTCCTGGAGCAGCATCCGGACTGGGAAATCGTGTCTGTCACGGATACGGCACGGGCGGTGAAACAGATTAAGGACTCCGGCAATATAGCTGATGCGGCGATCGCGGGCATAGACGCAGCGGACACTTACGGCCTGACTGTTCTTGAGGCGGGCATTGAAACCAACCCCCGAAACTACACCCGGTTCGTGATCATCAGTCCGCAACCCTTAAGCAGCGGTAAAAAGCAGAAGTCCTCCCTTATTTTCTCAACCGGCAACAAGCCGGGCGCCCTGTTTGACACCCTGAAGGTGTTTGCGGATAACCATATCAACCTGGTCAAGCTGGAATCCCGGCCCATTCACGGAAAACCCTGGGAGTACATGTTCTATGTGGATCTTGAGGGCGATATCGAGGCGGAAGCCTTTAAGCCGGTCCTGGAAAAACTTTGGGAAAAGACCGATTATGTAAAAATCCTTGGATCATACTAA
- a CDS encoding PaaI family thioesterase: protein MEIYTHQQIDRQLCGEPVEMADGYCRVRFLTTESMITDDSGLIHGGFIFGAADYAAMLAVNHPNVVLGAASVKFLKPVKADETIIAEARIHETEGKRRLVAATVWRGEDRVFEGEFTCFVPDRHVLTPS from the coding sequence GTGGAGATTTATACCCATCAGCAGATCGATCGTCAGCTGTGCGGCGAGCCGGTTGAAATGGCGGACGGATACTGCCGGGTGCGGTTTTTGACGACTGAATCCATGATAACGGATGATTCCGGGCTGATACATGGGGGATTCATTTTTGGGGCAGCCGACTATGCGGCCATGCTTGCGGTAAATCATCCGAACGTGGTGCTTGGGGCGGCCAGCGTCAAGTTTTTAAAGCCGGTAAAGGCGGATGAAACAATTATCGCCGAAGCCCGTATCCATGAAACCGAAGGGAAAAGGCGGCTGGTGGCGGCCACTGTGTGGCGGGGTGAGGACCGGGTATTTGAGGGCGAATTCACCTGTTTCGTGCCGGACCGGCATGTGCTAACACCGTCTTAA
- a CDS encoding VOC family protein produces MGRFTGINHLVFATRDMDMTIRYWRDLLGLRLVAGIGDQNYRHYFFELSGQDMIAFFEWPEVRPVPEKDHGMPVKGPFSFDHLSIGVTADDDLWDLQARLEAAGFWVSEVMDHGFIHSIYSFDPNNIPIEFSAPVAGVDLRKNPAMKDRHPSAAALEGPEPQPGHWQGSKGSVPEAERLIFPGEGLVLSELSKEED; encoded by the coding sequence ATGGGACGGTTTACAGGGATCAATCACTTGGTCTTTGCCACGCGCGATATGGATATGACCATCAGATACTGGCGGGATCTTTTGGGCCTGCGGCTGGTTGCCGGAATCGGGGATCAAAACTACCGGCATTATTTTTTTGAACTTTCCGGACAGGATATGATCGCTTTTTTTGAATGGCCGGAAGTGCGTCCCGTGCCTGAGAAAGATCACGGGATGCCGGTAAAGGGCCCGTTTTCGTTTGATCACCTCTCCATAGGGGTGACAGCCGACGATGATCTCTGGGATCTTCAGGCGCGCCTGGAGGCAGCCGGATTCTGGGTTTCTGAGGTGATGGATCACGGGTTTATCCACTCCATCTATTCATTTGATCCCAATAATATCCCCATTGAGTTCAGCGCGCCGGTGGCCGGTGTTGATTTGCGAAAAAATCCGGCGATGAAGGATCGTCATCCGTCCGCCGCCGCATTGGAAGGGCCTGAGCCCCAACCCGGCCATTGGCAAGGGTCGAAAGGATCGGTTCCGGAGGCCGAGCGATTGATTTTTCCCGGGGAAGGCTTAGTTTTGTCAGAGTTGTCAAAAGAAGAAGATTAA
- a CDS encoding FAD-dependent oxidoreductase has product MKLVVIGGVAGGATAAARARRLNEEAEIVVFERGEYISFANCGLPYYIGEVIRERDNLLVTTADDFKARYQIDVRLFTEVTAIDRKAGKVTVKNHQTGETYTEAYDKIILSPGAEPVRPPLPGVEADNIFNLRNIPDTDRIKAYVDQQKPKSAVVVGGGFIGLEMAENLVFRGVETTIVEKMEQVMPTMDYEMAGLMHAHLKEKGVGLILGDGIAAFEKNNGRLVVRTEKGEALECDMAILSIGVKPENRLAREAGLEIGELGGVKVAATMQTSDPDIFAVGDAVEVTDYLTGHATMTPLAGPANKQGRIAADNVMGRRSIFRGTLGTSVVKIFEQTVASTGASEKMLRHYGIPHVASYSHSGSHASYYPGAQMMAVKLLVSPSTGKILGAQIVGGEGVDKRIDVLATAIHASMTVFQLEELELAYAPPFSSAKDPVNIAGFVAANLLKGDARKINWNEFSALDPENDVLIDLRNKDELEQAGEIEGALHIPLNELRDNLHRLDKRKRYIPFCAIGLRGYVGYRILAQHGFDAMNLSGGYKTFLGAKEKIMEESPFTPIWRAQ; this is encoded by the coding sequence ATGAAACTTGTAGTGATTGGCGGCGTTGCCGGCGGAGCGACTGCTGCAGCGCGGGCCCGCCGGTTAAACGAAGAGGCTGAAATAGTTGTTTTCGAACGGGGCGAGTATATCTCATTTGCCAACTGCGGCCTGCCTTACTATATCGGCGAGGTGATCAGGGAGCGGGACAACCTTCTGGTTACCACCGCGGATGATTTTAAGGCCCGCTACCAAATCGATGTCCGTTTGTTTACCGAGGTGACCGCTATTGACCGGAAAGCCGGGAAGGTCACGGTCAAGAACCATCAAACCGGGGAAACCTATACGGAAGCCTATGATAAAATTATTCTTTCTCCGGGCGCTGAGCCGGTCAGGCCGCCGCTTCCCGGGGTGGAGGCGGATAATATTTTTAACCTGCGAAATATTCCGGATACGGATCGGATCAAGGCTTATGTGGATCAGCAAAAACCCAAAAGCGCGGTTGTCGTGGGCGGCGGATTTATAGGCCTGGAGATGGCGGAAAATCTGGTCTTCCGGGGCGTTGAAACCACAATCGTTGAAAAAATGGAGCAGGTCATGCCGACGATGGACTATGAAATGGCGGGCCTGATGCATGCGCACCTGAAGGAAAAAGGCGTGGGGCTGATACTGGGAGACGGTATTGCGGCATTTGAGAAAAATAACGGGCGACTGGTGGTGCGTACGGAAAAGGGCGAAGCACTGGAATGCGATATGGCGATCCTGTCCATCGGCGTTAAACCGGAAAACCGGCTGGCCCGGGAAGCGGGCCTTGAAATCGGTGAGCTGGGCGGGGTCAAAGTGGCTGCCACAATGCAGACTTCTGATCCGGATATTTTCGCCGTGGGTGATGCGGTGGAGGTGACCGATTATTTGACAGGCCATGCGACCATGACGCCGCTTGCCGGTCCGGCCAACAAACAGGGCCGGATTGCAGCGGATAATGTCATGGGTCGGCGCTCAATTTTTAGGGGCACTTTGGGAACCTCTGTGGTTAAAATTTTTGAGCAGACGGTTGCCTCCACCGGCGCAAGCGAAAAAATGCTGCGACACTATGGTATACCGCATGTGGCCAGCTACAGCCATTCCGGCTCCCACGCCTCCTATTATCCGGGTGCCCAGATGATGGCGGTCAAGCTTTTGGTTTCGCCTTCCACCGGCAAAATTCTGGGAGCCCAGATCGTTGGCGGTGAAGGAGTGGATAAACGCATCGATGTTTTGGCTACCGCCATTCACGCATCCATGACTGTTTTTCAGCTTGAGGAGCTGGAGCTGGCTTATGCCCCGCCGTTTTCTTCAGCCAAGGACCCGGTCAATATTGCGGGTTTTGTGGCTGCGAATCTGCTCAAGGGCGATGCCCGCAAAATTAACTGGAATGAATTCAGCGCGCTGGATCCGGAAAACGATGTGTTAATTGATCTGCGCAACAAGGACGAACTGGAGCAGGCCGGCGAGATCGAAGGGGCGCTGCATATTCCGCTCAATGAACTGCGCGACAATCTGCATCGGCTGGACAAGCGCAAACGCTATATCCCGTTCTGCGCGATCGGCCTGCGCGGATATGTGGGTTATCGGATTCTTGCCCAGCACGGATTTGACGCCATGAACTTAAGCGGCGGATACAAGACGTTTCTGGGGGCAAAGGAAAAAATTATGGAGGAATCGCCTTTCACCCCGATTTGGCGAGCGCAATAA
- the tpx gene encoding thiol peroxidase, translated as MAQITFKGNPVNTSGDLPEVGEKAPDFLLTKTDMTDTTLADFKGRKLVLNIFISVETPVCAESVRRFNQEITKHENTDVLCVSRDLPFAHARFNMDEGLENVISVSELRNLDFGRDYGLRILDSQMAGLLARALVVLNEDGKVIHTELVPEIGEEPDYDSALQVLASGTVETERSAQGRSAGDPEACTKSPEFPEHHRLADEDDACDDGRSGKL; from the coding sequence ATGGCCCAGATTACCTTTAAAGGAAACCCGGTCAACACGTCCGGCGATTTGCCGGAAGTGGGAGAAAAGGCGCCTGATTTTCTGCTCACAAAGACCGATATGACAGACACCACATTGGCCGATTTCAAGGGCAGAAAGCTGGTACTAAACATCTTTATCAGCGTGGAAACCCCGGTTTGTGCCGAATCGGTCCGGCGGTTTAATCAGGAAATCACCAAGCATGAAAACACTGACGTGCTGTGTGTCTCCAGGGACCTCCCGTTTGCGCACGCGCGGTTTAATATGGATGAGGGCCTTGAGAATGTGATCTCCGTTTCAGAGTTGCGCAATTTGGACTTTGGCCGTGATTATGGCCTGCGCATTCTTGACAGTCAGATGGCCGGCCTGCTGGCCCGGGCACTGGTCGTTCTGAATGAGGACGGCAAAGTTATTCATACGGAGCTGGTGCCGGAAATCGGGGAGGAGCCGGATTATGATTCCGCGCTGCAGGTGCTTGCCAGCGGCACGGTGGAGACGGAGCGGAGCGCGCAGGGCCGCAGTGCCGGTGATCCGGAAGCGTGCACCAAATCACCGGAGTTTCCCGAGCACCATCGCCTGGCGGATGAAGATGATGCCTGTGACGACGGCCGAAGCGGCAAACTCTAG
- a CDS encoding universal stress protein has product MAKKILIAFDESENSQRAVDFVGAHFAGDCSVTLFNVLLDTEAMCAMESPELTPYFKSEQSAFCSLEDKKKEVVNQAMERGRRCLIECGFSPDRVETKAKVREKGVARDIIKEIQNGKYDLVVLGKQGLSGFKEFFLGSVPQKVIHGAKNASILLVE; this is encoded by the coding sequence ATGGCCAAAAAAATTCTGATCGCATTTGATGAATCCGAAAATTCCCAGCGCGCGGTGGATTTTGTGGGCGCCCACTTTGCCGGTGACTGCTCGGTTACCCTGTTTAATGTACTGCTGGATACGGAAGCTATGTGCGCCATGGAGAGTCCGGAATTGACCCCGTATTTTAAATCTGAGCAAAGCGCGTTCTGCTCGCTTGAGGATAAAAAAAAGGAAGTGGTGAACCAGGCGATGGAGCGAGGCAGGCGGTGTCTTATCGAATGCGGATTTTCGCCGGACCGGGTGGAGACCAAAGCAAAAGTCCGGGAAAAAGGGGTTGCCCGGGATATCATCAAGGAGATCCAGAATGGCAAATACGATCTGGTGGTGCTCGGCAAGCAGGGATTATCCGGATTCAAGGAATTTTTCCTGGGCAGCGTGCCCCAGAAAGTTATTCATGGCGCAAAAAACGCCTCTATCCTGCTGGTTGAATGA